Proteins co-encoded in one Helicoverpa zea isolate HzStark_Cry1AcR chromosome 18, ilHelZeax1.1, whole genome shotgun sequence genomic window:
- the LOC124639119 gene encoding arylphorin subunit alpha-like, which translates to MVLYFHLLEPNHLDSCQAIAKSWSLERNIEHYSNVTAVTTYIEMLEHQWILPRAVPFSLLQAEHRFEAVTLYNVLISAKDYDTFYKTAVYVRDLVNENLFAYVLSIAILNRPDTQGIYIPRLPEVFPSYFYNGEIMTTAQRINTHGQNMVEHYPSTYKWDNNVVIRWNATIWPYLRSETMPLAYFTHDFSLNTFYYNLHLAQPSWLHSEVLPVNKHRRGEWFWFLHKQILTRYYMERLSNGLGEIPELGHEIVQYGYAPGLLYHNGVPFPARHNYFNLDQPQLVNEIQEILDYERRIRDAIDQGYVVNHLGEHIDICAPEAIEILGSIIEANVDSPNAKYYKDFISIWKKVLGNSIVQENQYHNNYVPLVVPSVLEHYQTALRDPAFYMIWKRVLGLFQMWQEKLPLFKKEELALPQVAIQKVDVDKLVTYFEYTYLNVSSHLHMNQDEVKGYYDQVSVLVQQPVLNHKRFQVRVNVKSEVAKTVLVKFFLAPKYDSQGYEIPLHINTQNFMQLDEFTYDLPAGECTITRDSVDTSGKKWVSGIEIYEAVEKAVQGKGQYTIDPNMEKLADHLMLPKGRVGGMPFVLMVYISEYHAPKVAPEQVSYPALSLGLSPVIRQLTDEPFGFPVNRPLHPWQVEGVKNLLAQLTAASKTMKTVLFLAGLVALAMGGAVPHHELKTKPVDAQFVGYQKKILSLFEHSQQLDLHSEYYKVGKDYNVEANIDNYTNKQAVQQFLELYRTGFLPKFLKFSIFYERMRDEAIALFHLMYYAKDFETFWKTAAWAKVWLNEEQFLYAYYIAVVQRSDLDGIVLPAPYEVYPQFFLNKNILTKMSVIKMQNGLFQSDFAAQYGIVKESDYYVYYANYSNALTYPNQEQKLSYFTEDVGLNAYYFYFHSQMPFWWKSEKYNLLKDRMGEIFFYYYQQLLARYSLERLPHGLGDIPEFSWYSEFKTGYYPQLSANFLPFAQRSNNYNIHSEKNYEYIRFLDTYEKTFFQFLQKGEFKTPEKEMNYVGNYWHMNSDLYSEKSNKDLHQYSYEIIARHVLGGSPKPFDKYSFMPTALDFYQTSLRDPAFYQLYQRIVDYLVAYKEYVKPYSHNDLHFVGVKINDVKVSELVTYFDYFDFNATNSVFYSQEELKAYPTEFIVRQPRLNHKPFTVSVDLKSDVASDAVVKIFIGPKYHPNGYPINIEEDWMKFYELDWFVQKLAPGENKIERKSSEFAFFKDDSIPINEIYQWLDQGKVPYDMSVVPDNMPRRLMLPKGTPGGYPFQLFVFVYPFNGVKKGEDVFQNYLADNKPFGYPFDRPVREAYYRQPNMYFEDVQIYHKDAYLPYEMNVPSYFSQKKQ; encoded by the exons ATGGTCTTGTACTTCCACCTTCTTGAACCGAATCATCTTGACTCTTGCCAAGCTATCGCTAAGTCCTGGAGTCTCGAGAGGAACATCGAACATTACAGC AATGTGACTGCTGTAACTACTTACATCGAGATGTTGGAGCACCAGTGGATACTCCCACGTGCGGTACCCTTCTCGCTTCTGCAAGCCGAGCACAGATTCGAAGCCGTCACCTTATACAATGTGCTTATCTCTGCTAAGGACTACGACACATTCTACAAGACCGCTGTTTACGTTAGGGATCTCGTCAACGAGAACCTCTTCGCTTACGTGCTCAGTATAGCTATTCTGAACCGCCCTGACACCCAAGGCATTTACATCCCTCGCCTTCCTGAAGTCTTCCCGTCATACTTCTACAACGGTGAAATTATGACAACCGCTCAGAGGATTAACACCCATGGCCAAAACATGGTTGAGCACTACCCTTCAACCTACAAATGGGACAACAATGTGGTGATCAGGTGGAATGCTACGATCTGGCCTTACTTAAGAAGCGAAACCATGCCTCTTGCTTACTTCACTCATGACTTCAGCCTAAACACCTTCTACTACAACCTCCATCTTGCCCAACCCAGCTGGCTGCACAGTGAAGTTCTTCCAGTGAACAAACACAGGCGTGGAGAATGGTTCTGGTTCTTGCACAAGCAGATCCTTACTCGTTACTACATGGAGAGACTGTCTAACGGACTCGGTGAAATCCCCGAGCTTGGCCACGAGATTGTTCAGTACGGTTACGCTCCAGGTCTTTTGTACCACAATGGCGTGCCCTTCCCTGCAAGGCACAACTACTTCAACTTGGATCAGCCCCAGCTCGTTAATGAAATCCAAGAAATCCTCGACTACGAGCGCCGTATTCGTGACGCCATCGACCAGGGTTACGTTGTTAAC CACCTTGGTGAACACATTGACATCTGCGCTCCTGAGGCTATCGAAATCTTGGGTAGCATTATTGAGGCTAACGTTGACTCTCCTAATGCCAAATACTACAAGGACTTCATCAGCATCTGGAAGAAGGTTTTGGGCAACTCTATTGTTCAAGAAAACCAGTACCACAACAA CTACGTCCCTCTGGTTGTTCCCTCGGTTTTGGAGCACTACCAGACTGCTTTGCGTGACCCCGCGTTCTACATGATCTGGAAGCGTGTCTTGGGACTGTTCCAAATGTGGCAGGAGAAACTTCCTCTGTTCAAGAAAGAAGAACTGGCTCTTCCCCAGGTGGCCATCCAGAAGGTCGATGTAGACAAGCTGGTGACATACTTCGAATACACTTACTTGAACGTCTCTTCTCACCTGCACATGAACCAGGATGAAG TTAAAGGTTACTACGACCAAGTCAGCGTGTTGGTACAGCAACCCGTCTTGAACCACAAGAGGTTCCAAGTTCGCGTGAACGTTAAGAGCGAGGTCGCTAAGACCGTTCTCGTCAAGTTCTTCTTGGCGCCCAAATATGACAGCCAAGGCTATGAGATCCCTCTTCACATCAACACCCAGAACTTCATGCAGCTGGATGAGTTCACGTATGACC TTCCTGCGGGCGAATGCACAATTACTCGTGATTCCGTTGACACCTCTGGCAAGAAGTGGGTGTCCGGTATCGAGATATATGAGGCGGTTGAGAAGGCCGTGCAAGGCAAGGGACAGTACACCATCGACCCGAACATGGAGAAACTCGCCGATCATCTTATGCTGCCTAAgg GTCGCGTCGGAGGCATGCCGTTCGTCCTGATGGTCTACATCTCAGAATACCACGCCCCGAAGGTTGCTCCCGAACAAGTCTCGTACCCAGCTTTGTCTCTTGGCCTGTCTCCCGTTATTCGCCAACTGACCGACGAGCCATTCGGCTTCCCAGTCAACAGGCCTCTTCACCCATGGCAGGTGGAGGGAGTCAAGAACTT ATTGGCACAGTTGACAGCGGCTTCGAAAACCATGAAGACTGTCTTGTTCCTAGCAGGGCTCGTCGCTCTGGCGATGGGCGGCGCCGTCCCCCACCATGAGCTCAAAACGAAGCCTG TTGATGCTCAGTTCGTTGGCTACCAGAAGAAGATTCTGTCACTCTTCGAACACTCTCAACAACTGGACCTGCACTCTGAATACTACAAAGTTGGCAAGGACTACAATGTTGAGGCTAACATTGACAACTACACA aACAAGCAAGCTGTCCAACAGTTCCTCGAGTTGTATAGAACTGGATTCCTGCCCAAGTTCCTCAAGTTTTCAATCTTCTATGAGAGGATGAGGGATGAAGCTATTGCCCTATTCCATCTTATGTACTACGCTAAGGACTTCGAAACCTTCTGGAAAACCGCCGCCTGGGCCAAGGTTTGGCTGAACGAGGAGCAGTTCTTATATGCGTACTACATTGCTGTGGTCCAGAGGTCTGACTTGGATGGTATCGTTCTCCCAGCGCCTTACGAAGTTTACCCACAGTTCTTCTTGAACAAGAACATTCTGACTAAGATGTCCGTCATCAAAATGCAGAATGGACTGTTCCAATCTGATTTTGCTGCTCAATACGGCATTGTCAAGGAAAGCGACTACTACGTGTACTATGCCAACTACTCCAACGCGTTGACTTACCCCAACCAGGAACAAAAACTGTCATACTTCACTGAAGATGTAGGCTTGAACGCTTACTACTTCTACTTCCACTCACAAATGCCCTTCTGGTGGAAGTCCGAGAAATACAACCTATTGAAAGATCGTATGGGTGAAATTTTCTTCTACTACTACCAGCAACTTCTGGCCCGTTACTCCCTGGAGCGTCTTCCTCATGGATTAGGCGACATTCCTGAATTCTCCTGGTACTCTGAATTCAAGACTGGTTACTACCCTCAATTGTCTGCAAACTTCTTGCCCTTCGCTCAAAGGAGTAACAACTACAACATCCACTCTGAGAAGAACTACGAATACATCCGTTTCCTGGACACCTATGAAAAGACGTTCTTCCAATTCTTGCAGAAGGGAGAATTCAAGACC CCTGAGAAGGAAATGAACTACGTCGGCAACTACTGGCACATGAACTCAGACCTGTACTCCGAGAAGAGCAACAAGGACTTGCACCAGTACTCTTATGAGATCATCGCCCGTCACGTGCTCGGCGGTAGCCCCAAGCCTTTTGACAA GTACTCATTCATGCCCACCGCCCTTGACTTCTACCAGACTTCTCTCCGTGACCCCGCCTTCTACCAGCTCTACCAGAGAATCGTCGACTACCTCGTCGCCTACAAAGAATACGTCAAACCTTACTCTCACAACGACCTTCACTTCGTCGGTGTTAAGATTAATGATGTGAAAGTCAGTGAGTTGGTTACTTACTTCGATTACTTCGACTTTAACGCCACAAACAGCGTGTTCTACAGCCAGGAAGAGCTCAAAGCTTACCCAACAGAATTCATTGTTCGTCAACCTCGCCTGAACCACAAACCATTCACTGTATCTGTTGACTTGAAGTCTGATGTAGCCTCTGATGCTGTTGTCAAGATCTTCATTGGACCCAAATACCACCCCAACGGATACCCAATCAACATTGAAGAGGACTGGATGAAATTCTACGAACTGGACTGGTTCGTACAGAAGCTTGCCCCAGGAGAGAACAAGATTGAGCGCAAGTCCAGCGAATTTGCGTTCTTCAAGGATGACTCTATCCCGATCAACGAGATCTACCAGTGGTTAGACCAAGGCAAGGTTCCCTACGACATGTCTGTTGTGCCCGACAACATGCCTAGGAGGCTGATGCTGCCGAAGGGTACCCCTGGTGGTTATCCATTCCAGCTGTTCGTGTTTGTGTATCCATTCAACGGAGTTAAGAAGGGAGAAGACGTGTTCCAGAACTACCTTGCTGACAACAAGCCCTTCGGATATCCGTTCGACCGCCCCGTGCGGGAAGCTTACTACAGGCAACCCAACATGTACTTCGAAGATGTACAGATCTACCACAAGGACGCGTATTTACCTTACGAGATGAACGTTCCCTCTTATTTCAGCCAGAAGAAGCAGTAA